Proteins from a genomic interval of Hornefia porci:
- a CDS encoding transporter substrate-binding domain-containing protein yields MTKKRMLETVIVLLCIVVVLIAVFIQLKYDVNVVQYVRYSFPFSSEEKQYMKEKKILIYGGDNHAPPFSFVNKKTGEYEGLVVDYMDSISIQCGVRIEKKPYSWEQTVLFLKNNSIDMVDMFPTKSRAESFSFTQPIYKLTGEIVAREGTDLNIHNLKGKRIGVIRDDFAEEYFRSSYSKETGSRVELRYVNNVNEGLDKILSGDIDALAGDAAVIEYLENKRGDETKFRELGIEIYRKDVAFAVNKDNQMLLGILNKAILQLKRKNVIEQVQRKWFGSDTLIFKNSKMYNYGLLLLIILIATGIIVILWSSLLCQRIEEKTKELRKNQNDLKTIIDSLKLYIMVIDGSEVILDCNSCVAEKLGLPSGQILKRSLREFPLFYHLYRICDSKSTEVHDVSYAGNYYDLRSTNLVSDVPRKLFIVEDVTHEAVIQRKMRQYSKMVAVGHLSAGLAHEIRNPLGLIRNYLYVLRGYVTDDVSEHAVRVSNESVSRINNLVANLLNFSRKNMDRSEAIDLKRFLENIIELEQKELLQDMIDVRVEDNYGKMIWTNSESLKVIFLNILENSIAAFNEVNNRKNMIRFDLQRNGEKVEIKVQDNGCGMSEKTLESMFDPFFTTKETGVGLGMYMVQTEVERLGGEITVESHECEGTIIRIVLPSEEELSR; encoded by the coding sequence GAAACTGTGATTGTTCTGCTCTGTATTGTTGTCGTCTTAATTGCAGTATTTATTCAACTGAAATATGATGTGAATGTAGTTCAGTATGTCCGCTATTCATTCCCTTTTTCGTCAGAAGAAAAGCAGTATATGAAGGAGAAGAAAATTCTTATTTATGGTGGCGACAATCATGCGCCGCCATTTTCCTTTGTAAACAAGAAGACAGGGGAGTACGAAGGGCTGGTTGTGGATTATATGGATTCGATTTCGATTCAATGTGGAGTGAGAATTGAAAAAAAACCGTATTCTTGGGAACAAACAGTCCTTTTTTTAAAAAACAACAGTATTGACATGGTTGATATGTTTCCCACGAAATCTCGCGCTGAATCATTTTCTTTTACACAGCCAATCTACAAATTGACAGGAGAGATCGTTGCTCGTGAAGGAACGGATTTGAACATTCATAATCTTAAAGGAAAACGTATTGGTGTAATAAGAGACGATTTTGCAGAAGAGTATTTTAGAAGTTCCTACAGTAAAGAAACAGGGTCTCGTGTTGAATTAAGATATGTAAATAATGTCAATGAAGGGCTTGATAAAATTTTGTCAGGAGATATTGATGCGCTGGCAGGTGATGCGGCAGTTATAGAATATCTGGAAAATAAACGCGGAGATGAAACAAAATTTCGCGAGCTTGGTATTGAAATATACAGAAAAGATGTTGCGTTTGCAGTAAACAAGGACAACCAGATGCTATTGGGCATACTCAATAAGGCGATTCTTCAATTAAAGAGAAAGAACGTAATTGAGCAGGTGCAGAGAAAGTGGTTCGGCAGCGACACTTTGATTTTTAAAAATAGTAAAATGTATAATTATGGCTTGTTGCTACTTATTATTTTGATAGCGACAGGAATCATTGTTATCTTATGGAGCAGTCTTCTTTGCCAGAGGATTGAAGAAAAAACAAAAGAACTTCGAAAGAACCAAAATGACTTGAAAACGATTATTGATTCGTTGAAACTATACATTATGGTGATTGATGGTTCGGAGGTAATATTGGATTGCAATAGTTGCGTGGCAGAAAAACTGGGACTTCCTTCGGGACAAATATTGAAACGTTCTCTCCGAGAATTCCCGCTGTTTTATCACCTATATCGAATATGCGATTCAAAATCCACAGAGGTTCATGACGTATCATATGCTGGTAACTATTACGATTTGCGAAGTACGAATTTGGTTTCTGATGTGCCTCGAAAATTGTTTATTGTTGAAGATGTTACGCATGAGGCTGTTATTCAACGTAAAATGAGGCAATATTCTAAGATGGTGGCGGTTGGACATTTATCTGCTGGGCTTGCACATGAAATACGTAATCCACTGGGGTTGATTCGAAACTATTTATATGTTCTTCGGGGATATGTTACGGACGATGTGAGTGAACATGCAGTTCGGGTGTCGAATGAATCCGTTTCCAGAATTAATAATCTGGTTGCAAATCTGTTGAATTTTTCACGTAAGAACATGGACAGATCAGAAGCAATAGACTTGAAAAGGTTTCTGGAGAATATTATAGAGCTGGAACAAAAAGAATTGCTTCAGGATATGATTGATGTGCGAGTTGAAGACAACTATGGTAAAATGATCTGGACCAATTCAGAATCGTTAAAGGTGATATTTTTGAATATCCTGGAAAACTCGATTGCTGCTTTTAACGAGGTAAATAATAGAAAGAATATGATTCGGTTCGATCTTCAAAGAAATGGTGAAAAAGTTGAAATTAAAGTGCAAGATAACGGATGTGGTATGAGTGAAAAAACTCTTGAGTCTATGTTTGATCCTTTCTTTACAACAAAGGAAACCGGGGTTGGCCTCGGCATGTATATGGTGCAGACCGAAGTTGAAAGGCTTGGAGGAGAAATTACAGTGGAGAGTCATGAGTGCGAAGGCACTATAATCAGGATAGTATTACCGAGTGAGGAGGAGCTTTCGAGATGA
- a CDS encoding sigma-54-dependent transcriptional regulator, whose amino-acid sequence MKRMENRDFKILVVDDEVEYQNVLSIVFENCGYIVRTASDGSKALRILSEEMINLVITDLKMPGLGGQELVRIVKEKYPDIEIMIATAYGTIDSAVETVKNGAVGYFVKSDDLTKLVTDVDRLAKEYRKQQKTKKLVRQENFPEAFLDTSNKEFAAVLKTCEKAARSNIDVLLIGESGVGKEVIAHYIHENGGRKNRPFIPVNCQAFSSGTIESELFGHEKGAFTGALSQRIGRFEEADGGTLFLDEVGDLPMETQGKLLRTLENRTIERIGSNKTISLDIRLISATNKELSEQTKVGMFREDLLYRINALTITIPPLRERREDIPCLIDFFLKKIQTEQKKKVISVDEEVMTGLLGYNYPGNVRELKNILERLVVLSEDGIIRHSDVLPDKQIAERICSGAENIQSLHDARDFFESRFISKKLREYDGNVTRTAKELSITPRQLWNKINKYGLKP is encoded by the coding sequence ATGAAAAGAATGGAGAATCGTGATTTCAAAATATTGGTGGTAGACGATGAGGTTGAGTATCAGAATGTATTGTCAATTGTTTTTGAAAACTGCGGATACATTGTACGGACTGCTTCAGATGGAAGTAAAGCATTGAGAATTCTGAGCGAGGAGATGATTAATCTTGTGATTACGGATTTGAAGATGCCGGGACTGGGTGGACAGGAATTAGTTCGGATTGTCAAGGAAAAGTATCCGGATATTGAGATTATGATTGCAACGGCATATGGAACTATTGACAGTGCGGTGGAGACAGTAAAGAATGGAGCAGTTGGGTATTTTGTCAAAAGTGATGACTTAACTAAATTGGTGACGGATGTAGATCGACTTGCAAAAGAATACAGAAAACAACAGAAGACGAAAAAGTTGGTGCGTCAAGAAAATTTCCCAGAAGCTTTTTTAGACACATCCAACAAAGAATTTGCAGCAGTTTTAAAGACTTGTGAAAAAGCTGCACGTTCAAATATTGATGTGTTGCTTATCGGTGAATCGGGAGTTGGCAAAGAAGTAATAGCTCACTATATTCATGAAAATGGGGGACGAAAAAACAGACCGTTTATTCCGGTTAATTGTCAAGCATTTTCCAGTGGAACCATTGAGTCAGAGTTGTTTGGTCATGAAAAAGGAGCTTTTACAGGAGCATTGAGTCAAAGAATTGGGAGATTTGAAGAGGCGGACGGTGGAACCCTTTTTCTCGATGAAGTCGGAGATCTACCTATGGAGACGCAGGGCAAGCTTTTGCGAACATTGGAGAATCGCACAATTGAACGAATTGGGAGCAATAAAACAATTTCTTTGGATATCCGCCTTATTTCCGCGACTAACAAGGAACTGTCAGAGCAAACGAAAGTCGGAATGTTTCGAGAGGATCTTCTTTATCGAATCAATGCGCTTACAATTACAATACCGCCACTTCGTGAACGTCGAGAAGACATTCCATGTTTGATTGATTTTTTTCTTAAAAAAATTCAGACAGAACAAAAGAAAAAAGTTATTTCTGTTGATGAAGAAGTTATGACAGGGCTTTTGGGCTATAATTATCCTGGAAATGTAAGAGAACTGAAAAATATATTGGAAAGATTGGTTGTTCTCAGCGAAGACGGGATAATTCGGCACAGCGATGTTTTGCCTGACAAGCAAATTGCGGAAAGAATTTGCTCGGGTGCGGAAAACATTCAATCGCTTCACGATGCCCGTGATTTTTTTGAATCCCGGTTTATTTCAAAAAAATTAAGAGAGTATGATGGGAATGTTACGCGTACTGCTAAAGAGTTGTCCATCACACCTCGGCAACTTTGGAATAAGATTAATAAGTATGGGTTGAAACCGTGA
- a CDS encoding alanine/glycine:cation symporter family protein → MRIVYAVNDQINGIVWGPYMVLLLVGVGVYLTIRLNFIQFRRFGYIWKNTIGKAFAKSNGEGSISSAQAGLTSIAAVVGTGNIAGVATAIAIGGPGAIFWMWVSAIFGMATKFSEISLGIHYREKRPDGTFAGGAMYYIDKGLHQKWLAGFFSVMVIIAYFVVGAIVDTNSICLSVQAQYGIPPIATGIAFSVLTAVVILGGIKRIGEVCQFLTPIMTGIYIVAGIMIIMLNIREVPSAFAEIFKGAFCPQGAVGGFAGTTIIQCMTKGMARGLFSNEAGLGSSPIIHSSAKVNYPTEQGIWGATEVFLDTLIIATITGLAIVISGAWTSGLSGSALTMKAFEMTLPGTIGSYIVMISAILFGYSCLISANYYCERSADYLFGTKSVVPIRITWCVFIIIGSIGGLEFVWDLADTCNGLMAIPNLIALILLSPKVAKLTKRYFRSVDDGVVLPIHDDEMAE, encoded by the coding sequence ATGAGAATTGTATATGCTGTAAACGATCAGATAAATGGAATTGTCTGGGGACCTTATATGGTTCTGCTTTTGGTAGGAGTAGGGGTATATTTAACAATTCGTTTGAATTTTATCCAGTTCAGGAGATTTGGGTATATCTGGAAAAATACTATTGGGAAAGCGTTTGCTAAATCGAATGGTGAAGGCTCGATTTCATCGGCGCAGGCAGGTCTTACGTCTATTGCGGCTGTTGTTGGAACTGGAAACATTGCCGGTGTAGCTACGGCCATTGCAATTGGAGGACCAGGAGCTATTTTCTGGATGTGGGTTTCTGCCATATTCGGAATGGCAACTAAATTTTCAGAGATATCATTGGGAATCCATTATCGAGAAAAGCGACCCGATGGAACCTTTGCTGGTGGGGCTATGTACTATATTGACAAAGGGCTGCATCAGAAATGGCTGGCAGGATTTTTTTCGGTTATGGTAATTATTGCATACTTTGTAGTTGGAGCAATAGTAGACACGAACTCTATTTGCTTGTCCGTTCAGGCGCAGTATGGGATTCCGCCGATAGCAACAGGGATTGCTTTTTCAGTATTAACAGCGGTTGTAATTCTTGGCGGAATAAAAAGAATTGGAGAAGTCTGTCAGTTTTTAACACCAATAATGACGGGCATTTATATTGTTGCAGGAATAATGATTATTATGTTGAACATCAGGGAGGTACCTTCTGCATTTGCCGAAATATTCAAAGGAGCGTTTTGTCCGCAAGGTGCCGTTGGAGGTTTTGCGGGGACTACAATTATACAATGCATGACAAAAGGAATGGCTCGAGGTTTGTTCTCAAACGAAGCGGGATTAGGAAGCTCTCCGATTATTCATTCCAGCGCAAAAGTAAATTATCCTACGGAACAGGGTATCTGGGGGGCTACTGAAGTATTCCTTGATACCTTGATTATAGCGACGATTACAGGTCTGGCAATTGTTATTTCGGGGGCATGGACTTCGGGATTGTCCGGCTCGGCGTTGACAATGAAGGCCTTTGAGATGACGTTGCCGGGTACAATTGGTAGCTATATAGTTATGATAAGTGCGATTTTGTTTGGCTATTCATGTTTAATTTCGGCAAATTATTATTGTGAAAGATCGGCGGATTATCTTTTTGGCACAAAATCGGTCGTACCAATTCGGATTACATGGTGTGTCTTTATTATAATCGGATCTATTGGCGGTCTTGAGTTTGTATGGGATCTTGCGGATACATGTAATGGACTCATGGCGATTCCGAACTTGATTGCTTTGATTTTATTGAGTCCTAAGGTCGCTAAACTGACAAAAAGATATTTTCGGAGTGTGGATGATGGTGTGGTTCTTCCTATTCATGATGATGAAATGGCTGAATAA